The following coding sequences are from one Tolumonas lignilytica window:
- a CDS encoding PLP-dependent aminotransferase family protein — translation MIEHSLQIDFADDRGLQEQLREALVSSILASRFLAEEALPSCRNLSEQLGISRNTVALVYESLRDEGYLVSRPRSGYYVHPRYHPQEREEEAPVIVHQDAAHNAPEWGDLFTICPSNYLTITKPAQWMKYDFPFIYGQPDTELFPMEQWREASRRVMGSLRDHHWLHDHVDQDSPMLIEQLRTRVLPKRGIMAGSDEILITLGTQNALSLLSQLLFKPGTRVGVESPVFREAINTFALQQVDIMPHQVDADGLALTPDSARCDYFYVTPSHQAPTGISMSNLRRQQLLQHAMTHQQIIIEDDFDSDTNIEPHPRAALKAHDHCGRVIYISSLSKALSPGLRLGYLVGPAELIDELRALRRLLYRHPPTYIQYQMAHFLAQGHYETYLRRYRENSAYRWSLLKDALDKYLPQCRYNPSRATAFWVEAPAEINTQRLTWRAAHSSVLIEPGAPHFLEADAPQNYFRLGFNAIRPEAIKPGIIRLAAALEKEMERSQSH, via the coding sequence ATGATTGAACACAGCCTTCAAATCGATTTCGCCGATGACAGAGGATTACAAGAGCAGCTACGGGAAGCGCTGGTCAGCTCGATTCTGGCCAGCCGTTTTTTAGCCGAAGAGGCGCTGCCTTCCTGTCGTAACCTCTCGGAACAATTAGGAATTTCACGCAATACTGTCGCGCTGGTCTATGAAAGCCTGCGGGATGAAGGGTATCTGGTCAGCCGTCCACGCAGCGGTTATTACGTGCATCCCCGCTATCATCCGCAGGAACGCGAAGAAGAAGCCCCGGTGATCGTTCATCAGGATGCCGCACATAACGCCCCAGAATGGGGCGATTTGTTCACTATCTGCCCCAGCAATTACCTGACCATCACCAAACCCGCCCAGTGGATGAAATACGATTTTCCCTTTATTTATGGTCAGCCCGATACCGAACTGTTTCCCATGGAACAGTGGCGTGAGGCGTCGCGCCGAGTCATGGGCAGCCTGCGGGATCACCACTGGCTGCACGACCATGTGGATCAGGATTCCCCGATGCTGATTGAACAACTGCGCACCCGCGTGTTGCCGAAACGCGGCATCATGGCGGGCAGTGATGAAATCCTGATCACGCTCGGTACGCAGAACGCGCTCAGCCTGTTATCGCAACTGCTGTTCAAACCAGGCACCCGCGTCGGTGTGGAAAGCCCGGTGTTTCGCGAAGCGATTAATACCTTTGCCTTGCAGCAGGTAGACATCATGCCGCATCAGGTTGACGCCGACGGGCTGGCGCTGACGCCCGACTCCGCCCGCTGCGACTACTTCTATGTCACCCCAAGTCATCAGGCGCCTACCGGCATCAGCATGAGTAACCTGCGGCGCCAGCAATTGCTGCAACATGCCATGACCCATCAGCAGATCATTATCGAAGACGATTTTGATTCCGATACCAATATCGAACCGCACCCGCGGGCCGCCTTAAAGGCACACGATCACTGTGGTCGAGTGATCTACATTAGTAGCCTGTCGAAGGCGTTATCACCGGGGTTACGTCTGGGCTATCTGGTGGGGCCGGCGGAACTGATCGATGAGCTGCGTGCCCTGCGCCGTCTGCTCTATCGTCATCCGCCAACCTATATTCAGTATCAAATGGCACATTTTCTGGCGCAGGGCCATTACGAAACCTATCTGCGCCGCTATCGTGAAAACTCGGCCTATCGTTGGAGCCTGCTGAAAGATGCACTCGATAAATACCTGCCGCAGTGCCGTTATAACCCAAGCCGCGCCACCGCCTTCTGGGTGGAAGCGCCTGCAGAGATCAATACCCAACGTCTCACCTGGCGGGCGGCACACAGCAGCGTACTGATCGAGCCTGGCGCCCCGCATTTTCTGGAAGCCGACGCGCCACAGAACTACTTTCGTTTAGGATTTAATGCCATCCGTCCGGAGGCCATCAAGCCGGGTATCATCCGGCTGGCCGCGGCATTGGAAAAAGAGATGGAGCGCAGTCAAAGCCACTGA
- a CDS encoding putative bifunctional diguanylate cyclase/phosphodiesterase: MSTPLRFLLIDDDEVDRHAIHRALKQSLVACEVVAAATAAEGLKLAGEQHFDAILLDYRLPDQDGIDVLHSLRGGRFEGVAVVMLSHQEDETLAERCLEAGAQDFLLKDEVNGRRLSRAVRQARQRYQIEEALRNSREQLRQLSERDPLTGLSNRRGFEMALAKAVARARRGDENLALLLLDLDDFKSINDTLGHDAGDLLLVEMAQRLSGIVRESDYLCRLGGDEFVVLMTDLQHPDQATHLAERIVAALQVPVQLGATEQIITTSIGIAILEHGTNSELDLLKSADVALYHAKRAGRNQSQFYSAALQDAVEYRARMKHDLVKALERNEFRLFYQAQIQSVDHRIGGMEALLRWQHPTLGLLTPDAFLPIAEETGLIVEIGHWVLQEGCRQLQAWKQRQPETTHQLVLSMNLSAVQIRQSGLSRAIQNILSEHALDSASLELEITESVLISDTHSTVAMLSAIVAQGVGLSLDDFGTGYSSLDHLKLFPISVLKIDKGFVSAIGHEEKSERLLVAIIAFAKALGMKIIAEGVETEQQADFCRRHGCHLLQGYYFSRPQPADEFEALFLTA; encoded by the coding sequence ATGAGTACGCCACTGCGCTTTCTGTTGATTGATGATGACGAGGTTGATCGTCATGCCATTCACCGGGCTTTAAAACAAAGTCTGGTGGCGTGCGAGGTTGTGGCGGCCGCAACGGCAGCAGAAGGGCTCAAGCTGGCGGGTGAGCAGCATTTTGACGCGATTCTGCTGGACTACCGGCTGCCAGACCAAGACGGTATCGATGTGCTGCATTCACTGCGTGGCGGGCGCTTTGAAGGTGTCGCGGTGGTGATGCTGAGTCATCAGGAAGATGAGACGTTGGCCGAGCGCTGTCTGGAAGCCGGTGCGCAGGATTTTCTGCTCAAAGATGAGGTCAATGGTCGTCGCCTGTCACGGGCGGTGCGGCAGGCGCGGCAGCGTTATCAGATCGAGGAAGCGCTGCGTAACAGTCGCGAACAGTTACGACAATTGTCGGAACGGGATCCACTGACCGGGCTCAGTAACCGGCGGGGTTTTGAAATGGCACTGGCGAAGGCGGTGGCTCGGGCCCGACGTGGCGACGAGAATCTTGCGCTGCTGCTGCTGGATCTGGATGACTTCAAAAGTATCAACGACACGCTGGGGCATGATGCCGGTGATCTGTTGCTGGTGGAAATGGCGCAACGGCTGAGCGGTATTGTGCGTGAGAGCGATTATCTGTGCCGTCTGGGTGGCGATGAATTTGTGGTGCTGATGACCGATCTGCAACACCCCGATCAGGCGACGCATCTGGCGGAGCGCATCGTGGCTGCCTTGCAGGTTCCGGTGCAACTGGGTGCGACGGAGCAGATCATCACGACCAGCATCGGCATTGCCATTCTGGAGCATGGCACGAATTCGGAACTCGATCTCCTGAAATCGGCCGATGTGGCGCTGTATCATGCCAAGCGGGCCGGGCGTAACCAGAGCCAGTTCTATTCCGCAGCACTGCAGGATGCGGTGGAATACCGGGCCAGAATGAAACATGACTTGGTGAAAGCGCTGGAGCGAAACGAATTCCGGCTGTTTTATCAGGCGCAGATCCAGTCGGTCGATCATCGTATCGGTGGCATGGAAGCCTTATTGCGCTGGCAGCACCCGACACTGGGTTTGCTCACGCCCGATGCATTTCTGCCGATTGCCGAAGAGACGGGGCTGATTGTGGAGATCGGTCATTGGGTGTTGCAGGAGGGTTGCCGGCAGTTGCAAGCGTGGAAACAACGCCAGCCGGAGACCACTCACCAGTTGGTGCTGTCGATGAATCTGTCGGCGGTGCAGATCCGGCAGAGTGGCTTATCCCGAGCCATCCAAAATATTTTAAGCGAACATGCGCTGGATTCCGCGAGTCTTGAGCTGGAAATCACGGAAAGCGTGCTGATCAGCGATACTCATTCCACGGTGGCGATGCTGTCGGCGATTGTGGCGCAAGGGGTGGGGCTGTCGTTGGATGATTTTGGTACCGGCTACTCCTCATTGGATCATCTCAAGCTGTTTCCGATCAGTGTCCTGAAAATTGATAAAGGCTTTGTCTCTGCCATTGGCCATGAAGAGAAGAGCGAGCGTTTACTGGTGGCGATCATTGCGTTTGCCAAAGCGCTGGGTATGAAAATCATCGCCGAAGGGGTGGAGACCGAGCAACAGGCGGACTTCTGCCGGCGGCATGGTTGCCATCTGCTGCAAGGCTATTATTTTTCCCGTCCACAGCCTGCCGATGAATTTGAGGCATTATTTCTGACGGCGTAG
- a CDS encoding response regulator produces MTAEESKPYKEVTILLVEDDDVDVMGVERALKKLKIANPIVRARDGMEGLALLREPAAVPRPYIILLDLNMPRMNGLEMLAELRNDPVLSSAVVFVLTTSKADEDIVVAYQQHVAGYIVKSQVGDGFLRIMGMLDHYWRVVELPVGV; encoded by the coding sequence ATGACGGCAGAAGAAAGCAAACCCTATAAAGAAGTGACCATCCTGCTGGTAGAGGATGACGATGTCGACGTCATGGGGGTCGAACGGGCTTTGAAAAAATTAAAGATTGCCAATCCGATTGTCCGAGCCCGGGATGGCATGGAGGGGCTGGCGCTGTTGCGCGAACCCGCGGCGGTACCTCGGCCCTATATCATTTTGCTGGATCTCAACATGCCGCGCATGAATGGGCTGGAGATGCTGGCTGAATTGCGGAACGACCCGGTGTTGTCGAGTGCAGTAGTGTTTGTGCTGACCACCTCGAAGGCCGATGAAGATATCGTGGTGGCCTATCAGCAGCATGTGGCTGGCTACATCGTCAAAAGTCAGGTGGGGGATGGTTTTCTACGCATCATGGGCATGCTGGATCACTACTGGCGTGTTGTTGAATTACCGGTCGGAGTCTGA
- a CDS encoding transporter substrate-binding domain-containing protein — translation MRQRIRHWLWLGWFAALWGVAPVVYAATTPSTITVVMDNNYPPYTFLDAEGHLQGILKDTWDLWSKHTGIAVNIEAMDWSQAQAQMAAGRADVIDTIFVTPERRKHYDFSAPYADIDVSIFFNRKISGIVDADSLRGFTVGVKAGDACIDTLQQHHITSLKSYPSYEAMIDAAAREDVVVFCIDKPPAMYFLYKKGLSQRFNYTRPLSVGQFHWAVRLGNTQLKQIIAAGFAQITASERQQIHEKWLGSALTNGLSVMTTRGIIEALLVVLGVIGCLAFWNWSLQLRVEAKTAEQAAAQKIIEEQNMRFSMASDAAGLGFWDYDPYSGRIEWDDWMYRIYHREREQYANPTELWENATHPEDRAQKTQNLNEAILGVREFDTEYRILLPDGAIHHVKSLASAIRDTNGQAIRLFGITFDVTKERRAEQRQLQLVNQLTRINDELNSFAYVASHDLKSPLRGIDQLATWITEDLGDTLSEDTRNYLRLMRSRINRMEMLLDDLLTYSRVGRISDDVVTVNTHELVQAAFDLTASGGKQIVLHLADDMPVLQTRKVPLELVFRNLIGNAIKHHDKKQGIIEVSANPVENGIEFAVKDDGPGVPLEHQQRIFAMFQTLKPRDEVEGSGIGLALVKKAVESVGGKVTLESDGQHGCTFRFTWPTVIPEEQST, via the coding sequence ATGAGGCAACGGATTCGACACTGGCTGTGGCTGGGCTGGTTTGCTGCACTGTGGGGTGTGGCCCCGGTGGTTTATGCTGCCACGACGCCTTCCACGATCACCGTGGTGATGGATAATAATTACCCGCCTTACACCTTTCTCGATGCCGAAGGGCATCTGCAGGGCATCCTGAAAGATACCTGGGATCTCTGGTCAAAGCATACCGGCATCGCGGTGAACATTGAGGCGATGGATTGGAGTCAAGCGCAAGCGCAAATGGCCGCCGGGCGGGCGGATGTCATCGATACTATCTTTGTGACCCCGGAACGACGAAAACACTATGACTTCTCCGCACCCTATGCCGATATTGATGTGTCGATTTTTTTTAATCGGAAAATTTCCGGCATCGTCGATGCCGATTCACTGCGCGGTTTTACCGTCGGGGTCAAAGCCGGGGATGCCTGTATTGACACCTTGCAGCAACACCACATTACCAGCCTGAAAAGCTACCCCAGTTATGAAGCCATGATCGATGCGGCGGCCCGGGAAGACGTAGTGGTATTCTGTATCGACAAACCACCGGCCATGTATTTTCTGTATAAAAAAGGGTTAAGTCAGCGCTTTAACTACACGCGGCCGCTTTCCGTCGGGCAGTTTCATTGGGCTGTCCGGTTGGGCAACACGCAACTGAAACAGATCATTGCCGCGGGCTTTGCGCAAATTACCGCGTCGGAACGACAGCAGATCCACGAGAAATGGCTGGGCAGTGCACTGACGAACGGTTTGTCAGTTATGACCACGCGGGGGATCATTGAAGCCTTGCTGGTCGTCCTGGGGGTCATTGGCTGTTTGGCGTTCTGGAACTGGAGCCTGCAGTTGCGGGTGGAAGCCAAAACGGCGGAGCAGGCGGCGGCGCAAAAGATTATCGAAGAACAGAATATGCGCTTTTCGATGGCTTCTGATGCCGCCGGGCTGGGATTTTGGGACTACGACCCCTATTCCGGGCGGATCGAATGGGATGACTGGATGTACCGGATTTACCACCGGGAACGAGAACAATACGCGAACCCGACGGAACTTTGGGAGAATGCCACTCACCCGGAAGATCGGGCGCAAAAAACACAGAATTTAAACGAGGCGATTCTCGGGGTGCGCGAATTTGACACGGAATACCGCATCCTGCTGCCGGATGGCGCGATCCATCATGTTAAATCGCTGGCTTCTGCCATCCGGGATACCAACGGACAGGCGATCCGTCTATTCGGCATTACCTTTGACGTCACGAAAGAACGTCGCGCCGAGCAACGGCAGTTGCAGTTAGTCAATCAGTTGACGCGCATTAATGATGAATTGAACAGTTTTGCCTATGTCGCCTCGCATGATCTGAAATCACCGTTACGGGGGATTGATCAGTTAGCCACCTGGATCACTGAAGACCTGGGCGATACGCTGAGTGAGGATACCCGCAATTATCTGCGCCTGATGCGTAGCCGGATCAACCGGATGGAGATGTTGCTGGATGACTTGCTGACCTATTCGCGGGTCGGGCGGATCAGCGATGATGTCGTGACCGTGAATACACACGAGCTGGTACAGGCGGCATTTGATCTGACAGCCTCAGGTGGTAAACAGATTGTTTTGCATCTCGCCGACGACATGCCTGTGTTGCAGACCCGGAAGGTGCCGCTGGAACTAGTTTTCCGCAACCTGATCGGCAATGCGATCAAACATCACGATAAAAAGCAGGGGATCATAGAGGTATCGGCCAACCCTGTCGAAAATGGCATCGAATTTGCTGTAAAAGATGATGGGCCCGGTGTGCCATTGGAACATCAGCAACGGATTTTCGCCATGTTCCAGACACTCAAACCGCGCGATGAAGTAGAAGGCAGTGGCATCGGTCTGGCACTGGTCAAGAAGGCAGTGGAATCGGTGGGCGGAAAAGTCACGCTGGAGTCTGACGGCCAGCATGGCTGTACCTTCCGTTTTACATGGCCGACGGTCATTCCTGAGGAACAAAGTACATGA
- the tatC gene encoding twin-arginine translocase subunit TatC yields MNVLNHLLELRRRLLHCLLVLLVLFLPLSYFANAIYHLLATPLLAVLPQGTHMIATAVSAPFLVPLKLTLLVVLLLALPYLLWQIWGFLAPALYRHEQRWLLPLLFGSNLLFYTGIAFAYYVVLPLIFRFMVGALPTGVSMATDIGSYLDFVLTMFFSFGAAFQLPLLIAVLCRTGVTSVTALKTKRPHFIVLAFIVGMLLSPPDVLSQTLLAVPLCLLFEAGLWLAYCWMPKASAITVAR; encoded by the coding sequence ATGAATGTACTGAATCATCTGCTGGAGTTACGCCGGCGTCTGCTGCATTGCCTGTTGGTATTGCTGGTGCTGTTTCTGCCGCTCAGTTATTTTGCCAATGCTATCTATCATCTGCTGGCAACGCCGTTGCTGGCGGTCTTGCCGCAGGGCACACACATGATTGCGACGGCGGTCTCGGCGCCGTTTCTGGTGCCGCTGAAACTGACCTTGCTGGTGGTGCTGTTGCTGGCTTTGCCTTATCTGCTCTGGCAGATCTGGGGCTTTCTGGCACCGGCTTTATATCGTCACGAACAGCGCTGGTTACTGCCCTTGCTGTTTGGCAGCAATCTGCTGTTTTATACGGGCATTGCTTTCGCCTACTACGTAGTATTGCCACTGATTTTTCGTTTCATGGTCGGTGCCCTGCCGACCGGGGTCAGCATGGCCACGGATATCGGCAGTTACCTTGATTTCGTGCTGACGATGTTTTTCTCGTTTGGTGCTGCATTTCAGTTGCCGTTGCTGATTGCGGTGCTCTGTCGCACCGGTGTCACGTCGGTTACTGCGCTGAAAACGAAACGCCCACATTTTATCGTGCTGGCTTTTATTGTCGGCATGCTGTTATCGCCACCGGATGTGTTGTCTCAAACGTTACTGGCGGTGCCGTTGTGTCTGCTGTTTGAAGCCGGGTTATGGCTGGCATACTGCTGGATGCCGAAAGCGTCAGCCATCACGGTCGCCCGCTAA
- the tatB gene encoding Sec-independent protein translocase protein TatB — MFDIGFSELVLCAVVALVVFGPEKLPTLLRDIGAFRRQVSQLWQHAQHSLQKELDAATAEKPQEPRS; from the coding sequence GTGTTCGATATCGGATTCAGTGAGCTGGTGTTATGTGCGGTGGTGGCACTGGTGGTGTTCGGGCCGGAAAAATTGCCAACCCTGCTGCGGGATATCGGCGCCTTCCGGCGGCAGGTTAGCCAGCTTTGGCAGCATGCGCAACACTCACTGCAAAAAGAGCTGGACGCGGCGACGGCGGAGAAACCGCAAGAGCCCCGCTCATGA
- the tatA gene encoding twin-arginine translocase TatA/TatE family subunit, whose protein sequence is MHFSVTELLLIAFIAIVLFGSKKVRMLGGDIGHAIRDFRHAMQEQPKAAEPAKTTDSEKQSA, encoded by the coding sequence ATGCATTTCAGTGTCACGGAATTATTGTTGATTGCGTTTATTGCCATCGTGCTGTTCGGTAGCAAGAAGGTGCGCATGTTAGGCGGTGACATCGGGCATGCGATCCGCGATTTTCGCCATGCCATGCAGGAACAGCCTAAGGCTGCTGAACCGGCGAAAACGACCGACAGCGAAAAACAGAGCGCCTGA
- the kdgR gene encoding DNA-binding transcriptional regulator KdgR: MAEVVVNDFSKQQDSVSSVLKVFGILQALGDEHEIGVTELSQRVMMSKSTVYRFLQTMKSLGYVQQEGENDKYSLTLKLFDLGAKALQHVDLIRIADQQMRMLSKATQETIHLGAMEDESIVYLHKIDSLYSLRMYSRVGRRNPLYCTAIGKVLLAWLDEQTIRDILAAVTFEAKTANTLADIDALLQELADVRRSGFSEDREEQEMGIRCVAVPVYDRFGHVLAGLSISFPTIRFDENQLAHYVALLHQAAAAISLQLGLSRYPFPAEA, encoded by the coding sequence ATGGCAGAGGTAGTGGTGAACGACTTTTCCAAACAGCAGGATTCCGTTTCGTCGGTGCTCAAGGTATTCGGTATTTTGCAGGCACTGGGTGATGAACATGAAATCGGGGTGACCGAGCTATCACAGCGGGTGATGATGTCGAAGAGTACGGTTTATCGTTTTCTACAGACCATGAAATCGCTGGGTTACGTGCAGCAGGAAGGGGAAAACGATAAATATTCACTGACGCTGAAGTTGTTCGATCTCGGTGCCAAAGCGTTACAGCACGTCGATTTGATTCGTATTGCCGATCAGCAGATGCGCATGCTTTCCAAAGCAACACAGGAAACCATTCATCTGGGCGCGATGGAGGATGAGAGTATCGTCTATCTGCACAAGATTGATTCGTTATATAGCCTGCGCATGTATTCCCGTGTCGGGCGGCGTAATCCACTGTATTGCACGGCCATTGGCAAGGTATTACTGGCCTGGCTGGATGAGCAGACGATCCGTGACATTCTGGCGGCCGTGACTTTTGAAGCCAAAACCGCCAACACGCTGGCCGATATTGACGCCTTGCTGCAAGAGCTGGCGGATGTCCGCCGCAGCGGTTTCAGTGAAGATCGCGAAGAACAGGAAATGGGTATCCGCTGTGTGGCGGTGCCGGTTTATGATCGTTTTGGCCATGTGCTGGCCGGATTAAGTATCTCCTTCCCGACTATTCGCTTTGATGAAAACCAGTTGGCGCACTATGTTGCGCTCCTGCATCAGGCGGCCGCGGCAATCTCTCTCCAGTTGGGCTTGAGCCGTTATCCTTTTCCTGCCGAAGCTTGA
- a CDS encoding sugar kinase, translating to MATLNIAIIGECMVELQRREQDIRQGFGGDTLNTAVYLARQLAADQGKVFYVSALGTDHFSQSMIDAWQSERIDTSLVQRLPHKMPGLYFIDTDAQGERSFSYWRSDAAAKYWLETEQTNQVLEQLSHMDVLYLSGISLAILNPASRQRLFQFLASFRAQGGRVVFDNNYRPRLWLSREETQQCYQQMLQLTDIAFLTLDDEDALWGKCALETVIHRTQDLGVREIVIKRGAEPCVIVSQNGVQETVAAQKIAASAVIDTTAAGDSFSAGYLARRLQHGSVTASAEQGHRLAGTVIQYRGAIIPADAMPSVVL from the coding sequence ATGGCTACTCTCAACATCGCCATCATCGGTGAATGCATGGTGGAACTACAGCGCCGGGAGCAGGATATCCGGCAAGGATTCGGCGGTGACACGTTGAATACGGCGGTTTATCTTGCCCGTCAATTAGCGGCCGACCAGGGCAAGGTGTTTTATGTTTCTGCCTTGGGCACCGATCATTTCAGCCAAAGCATGATTGATGCGTGGCAATCAGAAAGGATCGATACGTCGCTGGTACAACGTCTGCCCCACAAAATGCCCGGGCTCTATTTTATCGATACCGATGCACAGGGTGAGCGCAGTTTTTCCTACTGGCGCAGTGATGCGGCGGCGAAATACTGGCTGGAAACCGAGCAGACCAACCAGGTGCTGGAACAGTTATCCCATATGGATGTCCTCTATCTGAGCGGGATCAGCCTGGCCATTCTGAACCCCGCCAGCCGCCAACGCCTGTTCCAGTTTCTCGCGTCATTCCGAGCACAGGGTGGCCGAGTGGTCTTTGATAATAACTATCGCCCTCGCCTCTGGCTCAGCCGTGAAGAAACACAACAGTGCTACCAGCAGATGCTGCAGCTGACCGACATCGCCTTTCTCACTTTGGATGATGAAGATGCACTCTGGGGAAAATGCGCGTTGGAGACCGTGATCCACCGAACCCAAGACTTAGGCGTCCGTGAAATAGTGATTAAACGGGGTGCCGAACCTTGTGTCATCGTCAGTCAGAACGGCGTTCAGGAAACCGTCGCGGCACAAAAAATTGCCGCCAGCGCCGTCATTGATACCACGGCGGCCGGCGATTCGTTCAGTGCCGGTTATCTGGCCCGTCGCCTGCAACACGGCAGCGTGACCGCCTCGGCAGAACAAGGCCATCGCTTAGCCGGCACCGTGATCCAATATCGTGGCGCCATTATTCCGGCTGACGCCATGCCGTCAGTCGTCCTTTAA